In the genome of Pangasianodon hypophthalmus isolate fPanHyp1 chromosome 15, fPanHyp1.pri, whole genome shotgun sequence, the window GTGATTTATAGCACCGCAGTTTGTTTACAGCAGCCATTAAAAAGCGGAAACAGGAAAAGCGGAAATTGACAACAGTCTGGAATCTTCTATTGCTTTCTAGTAGTTGATAAGGTATGTCAGCTATGAAAGAACTAAACAATAACACAGTGTGTGCTTTAAAATGTCTCATGTTGAAAATTAATTGACAAGAACTAACGTTTCATTGGGTCAAATGACAGATAAAACACTTTATGTTTTAACTTTTAGCAAATATGCTATGTTGAGGATATACTGAATGAAGAAGTTGTTAGCCCTGAAATGTTAGCCCTGCTGTTCTATGGAGTAAGTCATGTTAGATGACTAAATGAACACCAAAACGACTTTTCCACTATAACACTTTATATGCTTGAATTAAATTTGATCTTATAACTAATATAGTAGAGATTATCTCCACCTCATTTTGTCCTGAAGGCAAAATAAAAGTGGAAATGAGTAGACTAAGTGGTAATTAGGAACATGTGATGCTTCCATCAGTACTGTTTGTATTGTGTGTCATGGtgataagtaaaaaaaaaagggggggcattttaaaattgattgtacttatttatttatttatttaatatttatttatgaatcatGAATAAATTCCATGGGACCATAGGACGACTATTTATAAGTACACACTTATATAAAATGTCCTTCTGTTGTCACTGAGTTGTTCTGTGCAGAATCCTACAACCGAGTGTTTCCGTATCAGAAAGAATTCCAATCTACATCCGTTTTAATAAGCTAACAACCCGTAAATATACAAAGAACCGCTTaaggaacccttgaagaaccattttcGATCTGTGTAGTGTGCTGTGAACAGAGCATAATGGTTAATTGAACACAATGACGTACACTCTTTACATGCAGTAGTAGTAACTTAATTTTTTTACGTAGTGCTAAATAAAACCCgaagtgtttaaaataaaatatgaccgCATTCACCTCTATACAGTTAAGATAATACAGATGTGTAATTGAACAAGGTGGGGTTTTGTTGCTGTGCATTGCATGTAATGGTGTTTTGCAAGCTTCTGTTTTCCAGCGTAGTGTAGGAGttaggagttcagcaataaaaatgaccaaattcTAAGTAATTCTGACTCAGTGGAAGTGCACAGGTCAAGAAAATGAACACAGCATGACAGTAAATaacaagagagaaaacaaactgCCGAGGCTTATGGTCGGAGAGAATTAATTTCACATCATTTTGGGGTGGTTTGCCCAAAATGTTTGGGAAACCCTGTCTTAAagactcttgatttaatacacTTAAAGGCCagaagtatgtgaacacctgaccatcacatccatatgtgagTCTTCTCCACACTGTTGATACaaagaagcacacaattgtctagaatgtctttgtacactttaacattaagatttcccttaaCTGGGACTAAGGGGCCTAACCCAagtctgttccagcatgacagtgcctctgtgcacaaagcaaactCCATGAAGAATGTTGTAGTGGATGAagtcgagtgtcctgcacagagccctgacctcaaccccactgaacaccctTGGAAAGAACTGGAATGCCggctgcaccccagacctcctcacacaacatcagtgcctgacctcattatgCCTGAATAGGCActaatccccacagccatgctccaaaatctagtggaaagccttcccataaGAGTgcaggctgttatagcagctccattattaatgcccatggttttggaatgaatGCGATATTCAAGAAGCATATaggagtgtgatggtcaggtgtccacatactttttggctatatagtgcaTAGTCTGCAGTGTTTAACACGTCTACAAGAGCACAAATTTAACTTCTGACAAATCATTTATCCAGATAGGTGAGGTAATGATGGGGTCGTGTGTGGATAAAGATTAAACCCACAATGGTCAGAATTCCTTAATTCCTTCTTTCACACAACTATAATTGTAGAGTCCAGAGGATCAACCTTTAGATATGTTAAATTATTGGCTGAGGTGTGTTACTGTAAACCGATAGAATGACGCATGGAAAAtcctattataggaaaataaccaacaactAGAAAAGGAGTGACTGTTCCAACCCCAAAGGTTATTGTACTATAacagaaaaaagtgttttattcctcttatatcacagcaatttgccaacaattagaattttttatttatttgagaatAACATGCCGTACttgttatctgtttatagttacatttaaatgttaatgtctgtgaaacaagttagttcctgtttttctctgtgttgaagttaagaaaacaaaaaaatgtagattGTTAGAGTTACTGAGACCCTCAGAGTCTTCCATACTGAAATCTTTTCTGTGTCGGAAAatgtactgactgttacaaagagctaacactggagactccttctaaaaatgctaaatgtctCCTCAGAGGAAACTTACTATGTATTAACaattatatactttttaaaaaatcggTTTATATAAAGTGTCCCTGTgtaagatgttactatagaaacaacaatgtattgagcacattaatataaacctgtggtttgctgttataaaaaattaatcaacaccttctgaccaatcagaatcgagaataaatcagcgctgtggtatatgttgtgatgtaatttaaaaaatggtgtgTGTTCTCAGGTTGAGAGATCTCCAGGTCAACCTCCATTTGATTGCTGGTAGGATGGGAGAAAATGATCAATGGCTGCCGAAGCCTGTCTCATCTCCCCACACCAGCTGGCTGAAAGAGTGTCTGCGGAATTATCTGGGGCCTCGGCGTGGTGTGGAACATGAAGTTCACACTGATCACGCAACGCACCATTCCTTTTGTTCCAGAAAGCTTTTAATTGTGGCTTTTCTTGCCATGTTGGCTCTGGCTGTCATGGGGCTTCTGCTGTTCTGGAACTACCAGTGCATCTTTGTGTGGCACCTGTGCTATGAAGACGAGGAAGTCTCCAGCAACTCTGCATTTGGAGATGAATGAAGGGAACTGCGAGGGAAGAAAATGTATCTTAAGAACACATGGAttgtacagtaaacacacaaatGTCTTAACTTAATGAAAATGTAGTGATGCATGGAAGTCTTGTCAGGGATTTTGCACCATTGATGCATTAATGCTGCTgcttactttttgtttttgaaaactTTGAAGCATAGTTGTGCAATACAGCCTTGTGATTCAATGTGTCTCTTTATAATGACAATAATTCACTCAGTGTAGTTACTGTGGTCACAGTTTAGCCTTGCATTTATTGTAACCTCTCAGGTTTGCCTGCATTGTGTGCCTTGGATTAAAGTTTGTGAGATACAGACTGGAGATAAGTTAAAGGAATAACCAAAATAAAGTGTCGTCCTAAGATAGTGAgccaccacaagccaccagaacagatTCAGTGTGTGCCTTGGCATTGAtcctacaagtctctggaactgtactggagcaaTGAACGCTGTCCTTCCCaaagatttttgtgttttgatgatggtgctgGAGAGTGCTGTGTAGTGACTGATctgatctggtgactgtgaaggccatagcatataattttcattattttcatcttcatctaaGTGCCTAGAtgggatgggggcggagtcatactttaagagaccacgcccatcagttTAGAAACATTTCTTCATAAGTTAAACCTGATAAGTCAGAAGAACTTTTGAGGGATTTGTGACGATGCTTCTAAACGGGACAACTGCCTCCAAACTAtgacagcaaaataaataaatgccccccacAGTGTTACAGAACtactgttttttcctttcacttgtcacctgtctgtgtgtgtgtgtgtgtgtttatttaaagctcTAGGAAACTGTATATAAAGCTtcgataaaaaaataattaatttccaaatcatacacagcacacactgtACCATTGTACTGTTAAGTCTGTAATGGCTATATTGCAAGCACTGCCTTTTAATGATTTCATTGGATCAATGGATTGAACTGCTGCCTAATAGCAACTTCTGTGCTCCACAAGAGGGAGGTGATGACCACAAGAAAAGCATGTGaactctctgtatttctgaatGTGATCTTGTTCAataatacatgaataaatatcatattttaaataGCCAAACCAAAATTGTGAATTCTTTCATAGTTCATCAGTTTTGAATTTTAGAGGTAAAGGCAGGATATAGACAGCCATGAAAACAGGAAATCACAACACAAAAAGCACAGAAGAGTACTCCCCAGGTGAAAAGTAGAAAAGAAATTCCATTCAGTCTTATTCGGCCCGTGTCGCAGCCTGTGGGAAGTCTTGCTTGAGGTCTGTACACAGTTAAATGGACCTGTGGAGGCTAAATGGCTCATGCTTGGAATGGAAACTGCACTATTCAAGGGAATCTGTCTTTGTCAGTTTTGCTTTGGAGCAGAAGCAGTTGAAATCAAGACGCTTGAATACACCGAGCAGGGGAGCTTGGCTCACACACCAGCACACCCTGTGCCAAACAAGAACAGCTTAGACCTTGGATTCAACCCAACCACATCAATTCACTCTTTAAAACACTGGAGGTATTTCAATGGATGGCTAATCCAGGGGCTTTTTTTACAGCCTGTTCCATGACTCTGCAAGATTATTAAACAGTATCTGATCACATTGACATTTCAAATTCTAGCAAATTTTgtgaaaaagttaaaaaaaaatacatgatatTAATCTGCATAAGTGTCTTCTTTTGATCATTTCTAACCTCTAACctgaaaagttaaaaaaaaaaaaaaaaaaaagttggaggTTGGCTTTAAATGGGAATGCCACACATATCATCTCTCATTCAGAGGGCGGGGCTTATTTCATTCCCATGCTGTTGCTTTCTTTTACAGGCACTGAATACCACAAAAACTCGTTTTTGAGGTTTGTTGGTGGCCTGTAAAAGAAACTAGAGACATAATATTACATAACTTAATAAAACCTCTTGCAAAATGATgcacatgtttttattcatttcactttaatagttttgtagagttttttttattttcctgaatGCAACATGCAAAACACAGAAGTATGCTTCAGCATTAGCCCTGTTtagactggattagttttacatgtaaTTATTACCACTGCATCACTGTGatcttactgtgtgtgtaaaaacacttATAATGCTTCAGTGAGCTTTTATTGTTAAATTCTTTTCAGAGCTCCATTGCCTCACATTTGAACACATGcagagtgaaaaaaacaaagatgacAGAACACCACCTGTGTTATAGAACAGGAACGAACAAAACAGGCTTTATAAAGTCGTGTTGAGCTCCTGGGAATTCACTGCCTCgcccattttgtttttgtactttAGCTTGGAAAATGACCAAAACAGACACCTCTATATAGTTTCTCccagcaaataaaaaatacagatcGCTCTTCTGTAGGTGATGCCACCTCACCAGGGATGACAACAGGTTAGCCAGCCGTCAgttatgcatttacatttatgatattgggaagacacccttatccagagcaacttacatttatctcatatATACAACAGAACAATtgaggattaagggccttgctcagcaGTAGCAGcaatgggatttgaactcacaaccttctaatCAGTAGTCCAGTAGTAACAATTGAGCTACCACTGATCCAGAACACAGGGTGtgacaacatgaaaaaaaagctgtggATTGGCTCTTTACATTTGCATTCAGCGCCGCCTGAAAGCAAAAAGACTTAATTTGGAATAGCCCTCCGCTGAGCAGGTTTGTGTAATGGCTTAAACAATGTAAAATAGATATTCTTACAACACAATAGATGTCGCAATTGATTTATCATTTGCTACTGATTTCCACAGTACAGTACAGACAAATAGGAACTAGACAATGCATAACCCTTTGTTCTATGAGGATTTAACTGCAAGAAATAATGACTGGTTGCTGTCTTAGCTCCAGCGTCCCTGTTTCGATCATGTTTTTCTGCAGGAGTTGTTCTCCTTTTGTTTGAGTGGGTTTTtgctgggttctctggtttccttctacctccccccaaaaaaaactcATGGCTATAGGTGGACTGGTTACACTAAAtcacccctaggtgtgaatgtgtgtgcttggtgtccTGTGATGAACTTGTGTTCCATCCAGGATATATACAGTAGTGCTATATCTTCACCTAAATTTTCTTAGGACTTAGGACCTATACCTATACCTATATACATGatgcatttataaaaataaaactataggCTACCTTATAACCGCATCATGCATAAACAGCCCATAGaaaatgctttgttttttttttcaattacgCATTATAGGTCCAGGATTATAGATGCACATAATCTAAAATGCTTATCTGTACATCATgcatgcataaaaataaaaatatagactACCTATTAACAGCAgcaattaattacattaaataaattgttCAAAATTACATTGCACaagaaatgtaactataattgctttagtttattactttttttcttataaTCTAGGAGTCTAATCTGATCTAGTTCACTCAGACCTGAGGTCGGTCATTTTTTACTGATCAGGGCAGAGTTTCTCAAAAGATTCGCAAAGTTCGGATCATCttaactgggagagagagagagtgttcaataTGATGCTCTCTCTACCATTTCACAGTGAtctttgtgctgtgatgttGTTGGGAAACTCGGCCCAGACCGTCTAATGTAACAATCCTTGCACTGAATAGGGAGGCAGTGCATGGTGCAGCATTAAGATCAGCCCAGATCCTCTTTAGACTGTAAGCTTTGGAGCCAAAATGGACACACAGCGCAGTTGGATTATCGCCTCGGCTGTGCTTCTGCTCTTTGCTGCTGTGGTTCTGCTCCTGCTCACTGTGCATGTGGAGGAGATCCAGGAACCTCCACAATATATGGTAATATCTTACTTAAATCATAGCCTAACACTTTATATCTCTTCTCCTGTCCTTGATGCATTTCTCTTTCAGTAGAATGACTTTTCAATAAATTTCTCACTGATAATCACTCAGACCAGCTTCAATTTGCtgattacttttatttaagGTCAAAAAAGCGTGCATTTTGTCATTGCTATTTGAGCAGGTTTGTGATTGAAAAACAACTTTTGGCATTTGGTATGGCCAATAATATTCTTAAGTGCATCTTTGTAATTGTTTGAAAgaataatatacatatttatgtcTCTGGTGCATCACTTGACCCTTTATTTACCAGCATACTGTCCTACTTTAGCTTGTctttatactttttttcttttgaaattttcacttttttgtacTTAAACATCATTTAGTGATGGGAAACATTAGAACGGATTTgatagaagaaaagaaaaggggaCAAAACAAGTAGATGTGATTCTGCCATGAATCCAGGAACCAAACAAAGTGTTCTTTTATACAGTGGTGAGAAAACAGCTTCTAGTTGCATGCAGAAATGATTACTACTGTACTGGGGATACTTGCGTTTCTGATTCGAACCTCCCGAAGGAATACAGCTGTTCAGCCTATGCGCTCATATGATACTTTAAATGCATCTGCTACATCTGAATAACATCTCCCTTGATCCTATGTTTCTTAGACTGGCCAATGTTTTGGGAGGAGATTTAGTCATGTGCCAGAACTGAAGGAATACAGCGATGCATGAaagcaagaaagcaagaaagaaagcaagaaagcaagaaagaaagaaagaaaatgatttctGTCATGACAAAACAAGATCATTCATCATTTATCATAAACACACTGTGTATATTTCAACATTGTGCCAAGAGATAAATGCCATAATATGTCAGCAATAATATTGCAGCAATATTCATAACTGAATATTAACATGCTCTCCCCCTTTGCCCTGTGACAGTATGGGATTGTGCTGGATGCTGGTTCCTCTCACACGACCGTGTACGTGTACAGATGGCCGGCGGACAAACACAACGGCACAGGCGTAGTAACCCAGCACAGCGAGTGCAAGGTGAAAGGTCAGAGAATGCGTCATATTCTCTCAGTGGAATAGAAgacataagtaaggaataaaacacttgaggacatGCTgattgtaggaaaataatcaacaatggctTGGTGTGATATAACTTGAAGCATGAAGCAGAATAACTGTTACCACCcacaacacatcctgaagtgtattataccttttataccacagcaatttgccagtgattgcaatttttcatttattattgaacgtcatattttttaaaatctatttatagttatgtttaatgttgtagaaacaagttagcagctgtaaacagccattccctcaccagtctctcttttttctctttctggaagttaataagacaaaaagagcATCTTGTCATgatacagagaaaccagaaagtgcaaagagGAAACattactgactgttataaagcactgacactggagactccttccataaatgtgtatataaacatcttctgttttctttattaaataacaacatatttttaatcGGTTTATTATGAGCATTCCTTTATGTGGGGAGTCTGCTGCCTGTGAATTAGatcttactatagaaatgataacttttttttttttaattctctatTTTGGCAATTCTAAGCTGAAAACCACCAAATACTGATGTGTTTTTCATCTCTCacctttttatattatatttcatggCTTTCTTTTTCATACAAGCTAGAACTACTAATATTGATCCTGAAGCTAACTTTAGCATACaaatttacttttttcccttctcttcATCATTATATTACTCAAgcctttgatttgatttttttcatattttgttgtTGCATGTTTGTTTGAGCCACTTTGGCACTGTTTCGCACTACAGGAGGAGGGATTTCTAGCTATGCTGATCAGCAGGGGGCTGCAGGCCGCAGTCTGGAAACGTGTCTCAAACAAGCCATGGTGGACATTCCCCAAGCACGGCATCACCTCACACCTGTGTACCTGGGAGCTACGGCAGGCATGAGGCTCCTGAAGTGCGTATGAGTGACAGCCATGTTGTTCTCTGTTGAAAAGGATATTAGAGcgtctcttttttccctttcagcATCTCCAGTCCTGAGAAATCAATGCAGGTTCTTCAGGAAGTGGGACAAACGATCAAATCCTTTCCTTTCAAATTTCAAGGAGCGAAAATCTTGAGTGGGAAGGAGGAGGGAGCATATGGATGGGTCACTGTCAACTATCTGCTAGAAAACTTCATCAAGGTATCTTACGGTTAGAAATTGCTTCCATGGCTcctgtgtattattgtgttttgtttctaaaAGCTCTCACGTGCAAccagtgccctctagtggtccaggcagattttacattttgtttctcCGTTAGTATGGCTTTGTAGGACGGTGGTTAaacccagacagacagacggttGGTGCGCTGGACTTAGGAGGAGCATCCACTCAGATCACATTTGTCAACCAGGAAGAAGTGGAGGATTTGGAGAACAGCATGACTTTGCGTCTCTATGGCCAGGACTattctctgtacacacacagctaccTGTGCTATGGAGCAATCGAGGTTCTGCGCCGGCTCCTGGCCCACCTGATTACGGTACATACTAGCTTGAAGACCACCTAAATTCTCCTTCATTATATACTACTTTGTTTTAGACCTCTAAATGTGTATCGTTGTTCTGTATtatcagtggataatctcatctgaactgctgctgtaatcataaagactgtcctgtacTCATCCCAggattcacaatctgctcataccgaacatttcaacacacttagtactgtatGTCTTTACTCTTCTTCACCTGTATAccgtaatgatttataatcccactatccagtgtcttCCACAAGAGGacggattcccttttgagtcaaggtttcttcctcatgttgtctcagggagtttttctttgtcacattcacctctggattgctcattaggATCGAGATCTAGATctgcatctggatttctgtaaagctgccttgTGACAATGTGTACTGGTCAAGGTgcaattcaaataaaattaaattgaggATCATGTGTGCAcacccaaataataataataataataataataataataataataataataataatacactttacacactgcagttttAACAGTCAAGGATGCTTTTGTCACTGATTTTATCTGCAATctgctcatgtttttttctagACCCAGGACAGCACAGGCACCGTGCACCATCCGTGTTACTCTTCAGACCACCGAGAGACCCTGAACCTGCGACAGGTGTTTGAGTCGCCTTGCATTAAATCACAGCGTCCTGCATTATATAACCCTGAGGCGTCAGTGATCGTACAAGGCAAAGGCAACTACCAGCACTGTCTGGGGAACATATCCGAGATCTTCTCCTTCCAGAACTGTCCGTTCTCCCAGTGCTCCTTTGATGGAGTCTTCCATCCCAACACCAGTGGCAGCTTCATGGTACAGTATGTGATGTGAAATTGTCAGTACTCGAAAATAAATGtatcttttcttcttcattttaaacagttGTTAATAGAGAATTTGCAGGAAGTCATTTTTGTGcatgatatattttttgtgtgcGATGTTTAATACTTTTCTCTTTTAGGCTTTTTCAGCCTTCTTCTTCACGCACAGATTTCTGAAGAAGAGCACAGGCATTTACATCAGCACCCCGGTTCAGCTCGAACAGGCTGCTCAGGCTGTGTGTAACATGTCTCTCGCGAAGGTACCAGAGTGTGTCAGAGTATATAAATGATTGTCGCTATcatttaagtaagaaataaaacacagtagaacatgctgttttaggaaaataatcaaaggtAGGGTGGAACTATGTGGCGTGAGGCAAAACcaaattactgttaccacaccaatgttaattattttcctatagcagcacatcctGGAGCGTTGTAtttctattataccacagcaatttaccatcagttaccattttttttattaattaaagaacaatatcattttttaaaaatccatttgtagttatatttaattttgtggaatgtcctggacacaagttagttcctgtaatcacttatgttatagctgtctttttttcctctcttgaagttaataatacaaaaaacacaacttgttatgttaccaagaaaccagaaacctCAAAGTTCCATGGCCTGAAGACTCTCCCTtgctggaaaacttaaagttatagctttacctcttttacctctccttccataaatgacaaataaagaaaacttatcaaaaccatatcaatgattaaatCTCTTTATGTAGAGTGtacatcatacaagtccctgtgaatgagttggtactataaaaacaataacttattaTAACTTATGAGCACATTGATGTaaacctgtcagagctgctgttatacaaaattaaacagaccaatcagaattgagcattcaacagcgctgtggtataagagctcTTGCTGatatttatcttaatttttcttttgttaccTGCGACCCCTGTGAAATTAGACTGAATCCATCTATTATTCACTGTGATTGCTCACTACCTAGGGTATAACATAATGCCTTTGTAGTGGCACATTTTATTAACATGAAATAAGACAtatacctattttttttttatttcatatcataGAACTTTATCTGTACTGCACTACTTCATGTCTCTCCTGGCAAAGACATTAAGTCTAAACAGAAATAAGCTGGCTAAACGAATGGTTTAATGAATTCTTTCAACCCTGCACACATTGATGAATGTTTTCTTCATGTTAGATGTCTAAGGATTTTCCAGAACAGAAGTCGTACCTGAGGGACTACTGTGCACTTACTGTGTACATGCAGGTTCTTATGCTGAGGGGCTACCACTTCGACAATCACTCCTTCCCCAGAGTTTCCTTTCAGAACAAGGTGAGCTCACTGTTATAGTTCGCAGCAGCTTTCAAAATGTAGCTATCATcttaataaaaaactaaatcaaGTTTAACCATTTAATCTCTCAGGACACATCAGTGGGCCTACACTTACATTCCTCATTCCTTCCtcaattactgaataattcatagtagttattGAATAATGTGTTGATGATTAAtacctgaatgtgtgtgtgtgtcaggctggGGACTCTTCTCTGGGCTGGTCATTGGGTTACATGCTAAGCATGAGCAGTATGTTACCCGAGGAGAGTGTAAATTTGAGAAGAGCCCTGCATCCTGGAGCCTGGATCTCCCTCCTACTTCTACTAGCACTCCTCATCAGCACCATGCTCATCTTCATCGTTCTCCAAGTCTGCCGAAAGAAGAGGAATAATGTCTGATCATGACCAATGGGGGGCGTATAAGGATTGCGACTGCTCCCCTTTTAAAACTTGAAAATAActggaaataattaaataagacTTTCATAGTCTTATGAAACTTCATAGCTTCATAGTAATAGCAAAACTACTTACAGTTaactattaattttaataatattaactaCCTGAGGTTTGTTTTGGTCTCTTGGATTTGTGTGACTGAATTCAAAACTGTGAAGTTAAATTACAAACACTAAAActtgtgatatactgtataaatgtatatatatattttgaattattattatttctggtCAGTAATACTATTAAGGAAGAATTTTCCATTAATTCCTATGGAATGACACATGTAGAAAACAGACAACACTGAGAACACGAAAGATTGTTAACGTTAATTCAAAGCCTCCTCTGTAATCCACATTCCTTTGCTTTATCTTacttaactttttttattttgagattGAGGATTAACCTTTGAAGACCTTTTCCTTAGCAGCTGGGAGAAAGTGAAAACCAAGCCATAAGACTTCCTTCATAGCATTTATAAGGGCACAAATAAAATCTATACCATTTACATGTGATTTCATTAACACAcctatattgtttttatagattttttttttttttttaaagaaaaaaaattggggCTGCACCATCAGATTTAACCTGGATTAAATGCGTTCTCCCTGGGTTTCCTCCGgttactccggtttcctcctcccgtccaaagacatgctttgtaggctgattagcatttccaaattgtctgtagtgtgtgaatgtgggtgagattgtgccctgggatgggttggtaccctgtccagggtgtcctccgccttgtgccccgagtcacctgggataggctccaggctccccgcgaccctgtgtacgataagtagatggatggatggatggatggatggaaggatggatggattgaagGATGGATGGACCACATAACAATAAGCTATTAAGGACATCTCACGTTTTGAGTAAATGTATCAACTCATTTGGaagataaataacatttatatgcTTTTGCCAAGTTCCAGTTTTACAAACCTCTAAAACACACTTTTAATTGTACTGTTATCGTTAACTCTTTAAAAATGATCGGTATTATCGATAGTACTCGTTGGTCCCTGTGTTTCCGTGGCTTTGtaccgcgcatgcgcagtgtgCTGTATTGTGTCTGCTAAAGATGGCGTTGAGTAAAACATTCGGTCAAAAGCCGATAAAATTTCAGCTGGAAGAAGATGG includes:
- the entpd2b gene encoding ectonucleoside triphosphate diphosphohydrolase 2, which gives rise to MDTQRSWIIASAVLLLFAAVVLLLLTVHVEEIQEPPQYMYGIVLDAGSSHTTVYVYRWPADKHNGTGVVTQHSECKVKGGGISSYADQQGAAGRSLETCLKQAMVDIPQARHHLTPVYLGATAGMRLLNISSPEKSMQVLQEVGQTIKSFPFKFQGAKILSGKEEGAYGWVTVNYLLENFIKYGFVGRWLNPDRQTVGALDLGGASTQITFVNQEEVEDLENSMTLRLYGQDYSLYTHSYLCYGAIEVLRRLLAHLITTQDSTGTVHHPCYSSDHRETLNLRQVFESPCIKSQRPALYNPEASVIVQGKGNYQHCLGNISEIFSFQNCPFSQCSFDGVFHPNTSGSFMAFSAFFFTHRFLKKSTGIYISTPVQLEQAAQAVCNMSLAKMSKDFPEQKSYLRDYCALTVYMQVLMLRGYHFDNHSFPRVSFQNKAGDSSLGWSLGYMLSMSSMLPEESVNLRRALHPGAWISLLLLLALLISTMLIFIVLQVCRKKRNNV